Proteins from a single region of Pithys albifrons albifrons isolate INPA30051 chromosome 12, PitAlb_v1, whole genome shotgun sequence:
- the NOB1 gene encoding RNA-binding protein NOB1, with protein sequence MGRTDMARVPHVVADTGAFLSAAPLQDIAAALYTVPEVLAEIRDRPTRRRLAALPCELRVRRPRPDLLRLVTDFSKKTGDYPSLSAADLQVLALTCELQAETDGPDGLRWEPQDKVRLSSTPRHPEAPLHIAGFHLPSKHRPPGKGQHQPSPEHSPDPAHSDQFSSFLYWRPPLPNIEEELQELLNAQAISASPEGPQSPGDGASAGEEEEEEDEEESDDEGWITPSNLKQAQQDMGHCDTDPAGVQVGCVTTDFAMQNVLLQMGLHVLAVNGRLIRQARSYILRCHGCFRTTSDMAKVFCPHCGNKTLKKVAVSVSDDGSLHMHFSRNPKVLNPRGLRYPLPAPQGGKHAHNPHLVEDQRFPQQRLSRKARQKTNVFDPDYAAAASPFAEHDVHSRAAHLHIRDAALGAGRRRLNPNAVTSKFGKRR encoded by the exons ATGGGGCGCACGGACATGGCGCGTGTCCCGCACGTCGTGGCCGACACGGGCGCGTTCCTGAGCGCGGCGCCGCTGCAG GACATCGCGGCCGCGCTGTACACCGTGCCCGAGGTGCTCGCCGAGATCCGGGACCGGCCCACGCGCCGCCGCCTCGCCGCGCTGCCCTGCGAGCTGCGGGTGCGCCGCCCGCGCCCCGACCTGCTGCGCCTCG TGACCGACTTCTCCAAGAAGACCGGGGACTACCCGAGCCTCTCGGCCGCCGACCTGCAGGTCCTGGCCCTGACGTGCGAGCTCCAGGCTGAGACCGACGGCCCCGACGGGCTGCGCTGGGAGCCGCAGGACAAG GTTCGGCTCAGCTCCACCCCTCGGCACCCCGAGGCGCCGCTGCACATCGCCGGGTTCCACCTGCCCAGCAAG cacagacccccgGGCaaggggcagcaccagcccagccccgaGCACAGCCCAGACCCAGCACACAGCGACCAGTTCAGCTCCTTCCTGTACTGGCGGCCACCCCTGCCCAACATcgaggaggagctgcaggagctgctg AATGCCCAGGCCATCTCTGCCAGCCCCGAGGGaccccagagccctggggatGGGGCCAGcgctggggaggaggaggaggaggaggatgaagaggagaGTGATGATGAAGGCTGGATAACCCCCAGCAACCTGAAGCAGGCCCAGCAGGACATGGGGCACTGTGACACAGACCCTGCCGGGGTCCAGGTCGGCTGCGTCACCACCGACTTCGCCAtgcag AACGTGCTGCTGCAGATGGGGCTGCACGTGCTGGCCGTGAATGGGAGGCTGATCCGCCAGGCCCGGAGTTACATCCTGCGCTGCCACGGCTGCTTCAG GACCACCTCGGACATGGCCAAGGTTTTCTGTCCCCACTGTGGGAACAAGACCCTGAAGAAGGTGGCTGTGAGTGTCAGCGACGACGGGAGCCTCCACATGCATTTCTCCCGCAACCCCAAGGTGCTGAACCCCCGTGGGCTCAGG TACCCGCTGCCGGCGCCGCAGGGCGGCAAACACGCGCACAACCCGCACCTGGTGGAGGACCAGCGGTTCCCGCAGCAGCGACTGTCCCGCAAGGCGCGGCAGAAAACCAACGTGTTCGACCCCGACTACGCGGCCGCGGCGTCGCCGTTCGCCGAGCACGACGTGCACAGCCGCGCCGCCCACCTGCACATCCGCGACGCCGCGCTGGGCGCCGGCCGGCGCCGCCTCAACCCCAACGCCGTCACCAGCAAGTTCGGCAAGAGGAGGTGA